In a single window of the Chondrocystis sp. NIES-4102 genome:
- a CDS encoding phosphoribosylaminoimidazole carboxylase ATPase subunit, with product MNSKRVGVIGGGQLAWMMGAEASNLGLELIVQTPNQTDPAANRAAQVVLAQIDDAQATAKLATLSDVITFENEFINLEALKKLEQQGVCFRPSLVALTPLLDKYQQRSFLQSIGIPVPKFNLCSASSNLADDYNFPLVLKARRHGYDGQGTFIIKDAHALEDLSQRLPLDELLVEEFIPFEKELGIIAARNVAGEIAIYPVTQTYQKNQVCHWTITPADVSQTVEQEISAIARTILSKLEVIGLFGIEFFLTSDNQVLVNEIAPRTHNSGHYTLDGCHTSQFAMQLMAVADLPFKSTALKSAGAVMVNLLGYEESESDYLEKRRRILTIPNSFVHWYGKSSRPGRKLGHVTVVLDEQQLEMNRSIIEQIEAIWYA from the coding sequence ATGAACAGTAAACGGGTTGGGGTAATTGGTGGCGGACAATTGGCTTGGATGATGGGGGCTGAGGCATCTAATTTAGGTTTAGAGTTAATAGTTCAAACTCCTAATCAAACCGATCCTGCTGCAAATCGTGCTGCTCAAGTGGTTTTGGCTCAAATCGATGATGCCCAAGCAACAGCTAAATTAGCAACCTTATCGGATGTAATTACTTTTGAAAACGAATTTATCAACCTTGAAGCCTTAAAAAAACTTGAACAACAAGGTGTTTGTTTCCGCCCTAGTTTAGTTGCTCTTACACCCCTATTGGATAAATATCAGCAACGTAGTTTTTTACAAAGTATTGGTATTCCTGTACCTAAATTCAATCTTTGTTCCGCTTCGAGTAATTTAGCAGATGATTATAATTTTCCTTTAGTATTGAAAGCGCGCCGTCATGGTTACGACGGACAAGGAACTTTTATCATTAAGGATGCTCATGCTTTAGAAGATTTATCCCAGCGTTTACCTTTAGATGAATTATTGGTAGAAGAATTTATACCTTTTGAAAAGGAATTAGGTATTATTGCAGCCCGTAATGTAGCAGGAGAAATCGCTATCTATCCTGTTACACAAACCTATCAGAAAAATCAGGTGTGTCATTGGACAATTACCCCTGCTGATGTGTCCCAAACAGTAGAGCAAGAGATAAGCGCGATCGCTCGCACTATATTGTCCAAGTTAGAAGTTATTGGCTTGTTTGGCATTGAGTTTTTTTTAACTAGTGATAACCAAGTGTTGGTAAATGAAATTGCTCCTCGTACCCATAATTCAGGACACTATACCCTTGATGGGTGTCATACTTCTCAATTTGCTATGCAGCTTATGGCAGTTGCTGATTTACCCTTTAAATCTACAGCTTTAAAATCTGCTGGGGCGGTAATGGTTAATCTTTTGGGTTATGAAGAATCAGAATCTGATTATCTAGAAAAACGCCGTCGTATTCTAACTATTCCTAACTCTTTTGTGCATTGGTATGGAAAAAGTTCTCGTCCTGGAAGAAAACTAGGTCACGTTACCGTAGTCTTGGATGAACAACAATTAGAAATGAATAGATCAATCATTGAGCAAATAGAAGCAATTTGGTACGCTTGA
- a CDS encoding amine oxidase: protein MRVAIAGAGLAGLACAKYLVDEGHHPIVLERRDVLGGLVAAWKDEDGDWYETGLHVFFGAYPNMIQLFKELGIEDRLQWKEHTLIFNQPEKPGTYSRFDVPDIPAPINVITSILRNNDMLTWEQKIKFALGLLPAITRGQKYVENMDQYSLLEWLEKQGIDERVNSDIFIAASKALTFINPEDVSATIPLTALNRFLKERYGSKVAFLDGSPTERLCQPMVDYITSRGGEVRLNAPLKQIMTAEDGTVTGFLLRGLNGAEDEMITADAYVSAMSVDPLKAMLPQSWRELPFFEEMSKLEGVEVINLHLWFDRKLTDIDQLLFSRSPLLSVYADMSNTCREYADPDKSMLELVLAPAKDWISKSDTEIVEATMAELQKLFPQHIGGDNQAKLLKYKVVKTPRSVYRALAGTQASKPTQITPISNFYLAGSYTKQEYLGSMEGAVLSGKLAAKAIAQNSLLSNQGNKEIAVVGI, encoded by the coding sequence ATGCGAGTTGCGATCGCTGGAGCAGGATTAGCAGGATTAGCCTGTGCGAAGTATTTAGTAGACGAAGGGCATCATCCTATTGTCCTTGAGCGAAGAGACGTTTTGGGTGGCTTAGTAGCTGCTTGGAAAGATGAAGACGGAGACTGGTATGAAACAGGCTTACACGTCTTTTTTGGGGCATATCCCAATATGATTCAATTATTTAAGGAATTGGGCATAGAAGATAGACTCCAGTGGAAAGAACATACTCTAATTTTTAATCAGCCAGAGAAACCAGGAACTTATTCACGTTTTGATGTTCCCGACATCCCAGCACCAATCAACGTGATCACCTCAATTCTACGTAACAATGATATGTTGACTTGGGAGCAGAAAATCAAGTTTGCTTTGGGATTATTACCAGCAATTACTAGAGGACAAAAATATGTTGAAAACATGGATCAATATAGCCTCTTGGAATGGTTGGAAAAGCAAGGTATTGATGAGCGGGTAAATAGTGATATTTTTATTGCTGCTTCTAAAGCATTAACTTTTATTAATCCCGAAGATGTTTCAGCAACTATTCCCTTAACAGCACTCAATCGTTTTCTTAAAGAGCGTTACGGTTCTAAAGTCGCTTTTTTAGATGGTTCACCAACAGAAAGATTGTGTCAGCCAATGGTGGATTATATTACCTCCAGAGGTGGTGAAGTACGTTTAAACGCCCCCCTCAAACAAATCATGACGGCGGAAGATGGTACAGTCACAGGTTTCTTATTACGGGGATTAAATGGTGCGGAAGATGAAATGATTACCGCAGATGCTTATGTTTCGGCAATGTCTGTAGATCCTCTCAAAGCCATGTTACCTCAATCTTGGAGAGAACTACCTTTCTTTGAGGAAATGTCTAAATTAGAAGGGGTAGAAGTAATAAATCTTCATCTGTGGTTTGATCGTAAGCTTACCGATATCGATCAACTATTATTTTCGCGATCGCCTTTGCTGAGTGTGTATGCGGATATGAGTAATACTTGTCGTGAGTATGCAGATCCTGATAAATCCATGTTGGAATTAGTCCTTGCCCCTGCTAAAGATTGGATTAGTAAATCAGATACAGAAATTGTAGAAGCAACAATGGCAGAACTACAAAAATTATTCCCACAACACATAGGGGGCGATAATCAGGCAAAATTACTCAAATATAAAGTAGTTAAGACTCCTAGATCAGTTTATCGGGCTTTGGCAGGTACACAAGCGTCCAAACCAACCCAAATAACTCCCATATCAAACTTTTATCTTGCTGGCAGTTATACTAAGCAAGAATATTTAGGCAGTATGGAAGGGGCGGTACTTTCTGGTAAACTAGCAGCCAAGGCGATCGCGCAAAACTCCCTACTCAGCAATCAAGGTAACAAAGAAATAGCCGTTGTCGGTATATAA
- a CDS encoding squalene/phytoene synthase produces MLQLPKSKTKKNLVSLDEAYEICRQITAEYAKTFYLGTLLMPKEKSKAIWAIYAWCRLTDELVDGAKARYTTKETLSEWEQQLEAVFAGYPIDDTDIALIDTIERYPMGIQPFRDMIAGQRMDLERNRYQTFEELKLYCYRVAGTVGLMSNAVLGIGADNNGVPWQKDKPIYVPTSEAIALGIAMQLTNILRDVGEDMQRDRIYLPLDDLQAFNYTEADLIAGVIDDRWQAIMKFQIKRAREYYKEAEKGIRYLIRDSRLPVWASLMLYQGILKEIEANNYDVFNKRAFVAKRKKTLSLPIAWLRAQVL; encoded by the coding sequence ATGTTGCAATTACCAAAATCAAAAACGAAAAAAAATCTAGTCTCGCTAGACGAGGCATACGAAATCTGTCGTCAGATTACGGCAGAATACGCTAAAACTTTCTATCTCGGCACACTATTAATGCCCAAGGAGAAAAGTAAAGCTATTTGGGCAATCTATGCCTGGTGTCGTCTTACCGACGAACTAGTAGATGGTGCTAAAGCCAGATATACCACAAAGGAAACACTTTCAGAATGGGAACAACAGTTAGAAGCTGTTTTCGCTGGATATCCCATAGATGATACGGATATCGCCTTGATAGATACCATTGAACGCTATCCTATGGGCATTCAACCGTTTCGGGATATGATTGCAGGACAAAGGATGGATTTAGAACGTAATCGCTATCAAACCTTTGAAGAACTCAAGTTATATTGTTATCGCGTTGCTGGTACAGTTGGGTTGATGTCTAATGCTGTCTTAGGCATTGGCGCAGATAATAATGGTGTACCTTGGCAAAAAGATAAGCCAATATATGTTCCTACCTCTGAAGCGATCGCCCTTGGGATAGCTATGCAATTGACTAATATTTTGCGTGATGTTGGGGAAGATATGCAGCGCGATCGCATTTATTTACCCCTCGATGATCTACAGGCTTTTAATTACACAGAAGCAGATTTGATTGCTGGAGTTATTGATGATCGTTGGCAAGCGATTATGAAGTTCCAAATTAAACGTGCTAGGGAATATTACAAGGAAGCTGAAAAGGGCATTCGTTATTTAATTCGTGATTCTCGTTTACCTGTTTGGGCATCTTTGATGTTATATCAGGGTATTCTCAAAGAGATTGAGGCGAATAATTACGATGTTTTTAATAAGAGGGCTTTTGTCGCTAAACGTAAGAAAACTCTATCTTTACCCATTGCTTGGCTGAGGGCGCAGGTATTGTAA
- a CDS encoding XRE family transcriptional regulator: MKNRLKEFRRIHQWSQADLARRLEVSRQAINGFESGKFDPSLDMAFRIAHLLNVKIEDIFIYEVNNPMQALVKQVKGFLGLEFGFERFTEKAINVINYARNEAVRRGSNQVTPEHLLLGLLADETTTSAQLLKGNGVKRSLEINEHSFENLEKVELNSEIKFILELALQVVRLRGEKSIGTEHLLWGLVRLAETGNAAICNLLQQYEIDIQSLNQQLTQEV, translated from the coding sequence ATGAAAAACCGACTAAAGGAATTTAGGAGAATACATCAGTGGTCACAAGCTGATCTCGCCAGAAGATTAGAAGTAAGTCGTCAAGCAATTAACGGCTTTGAATCTGGTAAATTCGATCCAAGTTTAGATATGGCTTTCAGAATTGCACATCTATTAAATGTCAAGATTGAAGATATTTTTATCTATGAGGTAAACAATCCCATGCAGGCATTAGTAAAACAAGTAAAAGGTTTTTTGGGCTTAGAATTTGGTTTTGAGCGATTTACTGAAAAAGCAATTAATGTCATTAATTATGCTCGTAATGAGGCAGTAAGAAGAGGGAGTAATCAAGTTACACCAGAACATTTATTATTAGGTTTATTAGCCGATGAAACTACAACTTCGGCTCAATTACTTAAGGGTAATGGTGTTAAACGCAGTCTAGAAATTAATGAACATTCTTTTGAAAACCTTGAGAAGGTAGAATTAAATTCGGAGATTAAATTTATTCTAGAATTAGCTTTGCAAGTGGTTCGGTTAAGGGGTGAAAAATCGATTGGAACTGAACATCTTTTGTGGGGTTTAGTGCGTTTAGCAGAAACAGGTAATGCTGCTATATGTAACTTGTTGCAACAATATGAAATAGATATTCAATCATTAAATCAGCAATTAACACAAGAAGTTTAA
- a CDS encoding ubiquinone/menaquinone biosynthesis methyltransferase yields MTDSISPTATEIKAIFERIAPVYDELNNRLSLGQHRIWKLMAVKWSQAKLGDHALDICCGSGDLALLLAKQVGKTGKVTGLDFACEQLAIAQSRQRLKCPTVAMEWIAGDALELPFADEQFDCATMGYGLRNVTNIPLCLQELHRVLKPNAKAALLDFHRPSNLMMQQFQQWYLDNVVVPTAQKMGMGAEYAYINPSIDRFPIGKEQVKLAQAAGFTEATHYPLMGEMMGILVIKK; encoded by the coding sequence ATGACCGATTCTATTTCACCAACAGCAACAGAAATAAAAGCTATTTTCGAGCGTATTGCTCCTGTATATGATGAGTTGAACAATCGCTTGAGTTTAGGACAACATCGTATATGGAAGTTGATGGCAGTTAAATGGAGTCAGGCAAAGCTAGGAGATCATGCCTTAGATATTTGCTGTGGCAGTGGAGATTTAGCTTTATTACTCGCTAAACAGGTAGGTAAGACAGGTAAGGTGACAGGTTTAGATTTTGCTTGTGAACAATTGGCGATCGCTCAATCAAGACAAAGGCTTAAATGTCCAACTGTAGCGATGGAATGGATAGCAGGAGATGCTTTAGAATTACCTTTTGCAGATGAACAATTTGATTGCGCCACTATGGGGTATGGATTACGAAATGTAACAAATATTCCTCTTTGTCTACAGGAATTACATCGTGTATTAAAACCCAATGCCAAAGCAGCATTATTAGATTTTCATCGCCCTAGTAACTTGATGATGCAGCAATTCCAACAATGGTATTTAGATAATGTGGTAGTGCCGACGGCTCAAAAAATGGGTATGGGGGCAGAATATGCTTATATTAATCCAAGTATTGATCGCTTTCCTATAGGTAAAGAACAGGTTAAACTAGCTCAAGCAGCAGGATTTACTGAAGCTACCCATTACCCTCTTATGGGAGAGATGATGGGGATATTGGTAATTAAGAAATAA
- a CDS encoding putative integral membrane protein: protein MIAILDQEPKTYQGQFGEYTVTKRDRLEVIIYRLGLVIAAISFAIATNLFFTQGVASLPAITPLFVLFSLGLGISLIYIHIYMKALHRVLQIFWLIGTVASCAIALQHSEPLALYIYQHPLTLFGTGFTFAALTGIYFKEAFCFNRSETKILTLVVPLLLLGHMTGLLPVEAQQLLLGVWTIGFSVFAIRKMTQEIDPDLGDKSVFAYLKSAANKEVTSNS from the coding sequence ATGATTGCCATCTTAGATCAAGAACCAAAAACCTATCAAGGACAATTTGGCGAATATACTGTCACTAAACGTGATCGCCTGGAAGTAATTATTTATCGTCTTGGGCTAGTAATTGCTGCTATTAGTTTTGCGATCGCCACTAATCTTTTCTTTACTCAGGGGGTTGCTTCTCTACCTGCTATTACTCCCTTATTTGTTCTCTTTTCTTTGGGTTTGGGAATTAGTCTGATTTACATTCATATTTATATGAAGGCGTTACATAGAGTATTACAAATCTTTTGGTTAATTGGTACAGTTGCATCTTGCGCGATCGCCTTGCAACATTCAGAACCTTTAGCCCTTTATATTTATCAACATCCCCTGACTTTATTCGGCACAGGATTTACTTTTGCAGCTTTAACGGGGATCTATTTTAAAGAAGCTTTCTGTTTTAACCGTTCTGAAACTAAAATTCTTACCTTAGTTGTTCCCTTATTATTACTCGGACACATGACAGGTTTATTACCTGTGGAGGCTCAACAACTGTTATTAGGCGTGTGGACTATTGGGTTTAGTGTTTTTGCTATTAGAAAGATGACTCAAGAAATTGATCCTGATTTGGGGGATAAATCTGTATTTGCCTATTTAAAATCAGCAGCAAATAAAGAAGTGACTTCCAATTCTTAG
- a CDS encoding tetratricopeptide TPR_2 repeat protein: MLLKFFKRRVSLSLIAIGLCFIGLEAKAQLPTIVAQGNENELELNNLLLAGKKYVEQQDYTQALKSYQKAATLDQQNPEIFSGIGYVQTLRKNYRAAATAYQTAIALSPENPKLYYALGFSLGNIGKNIEAAQAYEKALELEPDNLQNYLGLGIVLLREEKYTEALEVYDRILQLEPSNEEANIIIPRILIEQERYPEAIAYLQTAIKQKPQVVDLQLQLAKALFKEGDIDQSIQTLTLAKQIDSQNYLIYLQMGDILYQQGKLDQAFLEYQQASNLRLNLLEAIEGMGKIYLAKQDYSRAIVDFRRLTEIAPNYPYPYHQLGIALQARNRYDEASAAFNQAFKLYQSQGNTKQADNIETLIKQLNR, from the coding sequence ATGTTGTTGAAATTTTTTAAACGCCGAGTATCTTTAAGTTTAATAGCGATCGGGCTATGTTTTATCGGGTTAGAAGCCAAAGCCCAACTACCGACGATAGTTGCTCAAGGCAATGAGAATGAGTTGGAATTAAATAATTTATTACTTGCAGGCAAAAAATATGTAGAACAACAAGATTATACCCAAGCTCTCAAAAGTTATCAAAAAGCAGCAACTTTAGATCAGCAAAACCCTGAAATCTTTTCGGGAATTGGTTATGTGCAAACTCTACGTAAAAATTACCGTGCTGCTGCTACTGCTTATCAAACTGCGATCGCTTTATCGCCAGAAAACCCTAAATTATATTACGCCCTAGGTTTTAGTTTAGGTAATATAGGGAAAAATATTGAAGCTGCCCAAGCTTATGAAAAAGCCCTAGAATTAGAACCAGATAATCTGCAAAACTATCTTGGCTTGGGTATTGTGCTATTGAGAGAAGAGAAATATACAGAAGCTCTCGAAGTTTATGATCGGATTTTACAACTAGAACCGAGTAACGAAGAAGCCAATATTATTATTCCCCGTATTTTAATTGAACAAGAGCGTTATCCAGAAGCGATCGCGTATTTACAAACAGCAATTAAACAAAAGCCTCAAGTAGTCGATCTACAATTACAGTTGGCAAAAGCTTTATTTAAAGAGGGCGATATCGATCAAAGTATACAAACATTAACTCTTGCTAAACAAATTGATTCGCAAAATTATCTTATTTACCTACAAATGGGAGATATATTATATCAACAAGGTAAACTAGATCAGGCTTTTTTGGAATATCAACAAGCATCAAATTTAAGATTAAATCTACTCGAAGCTATTGAGGGTATGGGCAAGATCTATTTAGCTAAACAGGATTATTCTAGAGCTATTGTTGATTTTCGTCGTTTAACTGAAATTGCACCTAATTATCCTTATCCTTATCATCAGTTAGGTATTGCTCTACAAGCAAGAAACAGATACGATGAAGCGAGCGCAGCTTTTAATCAGGCTTTTAAATTGTATCAAAGCCAGGGAAATACCAAACAAGCAGATAACATAGAGACCTTAATTAAGCAATTAAATCGTTGA
- a CDS encoding alpha amylase catalytic region: MIKTPDWVKNAVFYQIFPDRFARGKANIKEHWEATKYEEWDATPTLQGYKGGNLWGVIDKLDYLKDLGINAIYFTPIFQSACNHRYHTHDYYQIDPILGGNIAFDALIKAAHQQDIKIVLDGVFNHASRGFFFFNDILENGPHSPWLDWFKIDGWPLSAYDGSKPANYESWMGNRSLPEFNHDNPQVKEYIMQIAEYWLLQGIDGWRLDVPNEIDTPGFWQEFRLRVKAVNPEAYIVGEIWQDASYWLDGDQFDGVMNYPFAEATIAFAGGDNYQQKYCQHGLIPYPPISAVEYAIKIEELLKLYNWEIQLAQLNLLDNHDTPRMFTTVGEDKNSFILATLLLMTFPGAPSIFYGNEVGLTGGKDPDCRRVFPDAANWDVEILKVHKELIAVRHQYPSLRTGTYKTLYADQYLYVFARILEQEELIIAVNNNSDPITASFVVTDLKSQPQNLVYGSGRLTWHDTFKDQKLEMTLPAHGSMIVA, encoded by the coding sequence ATGATTAAAACACCAGATTGGGTTAAAAATGCGGTTTTTTATCAAATATTCCCCGATCGCTTTGCTAGAGGTAAAGCAAATATTAAAGAACACTGGGAAGCTACTAAATATGAGGAATGGGACGCAACCCCAACTTTACAAGGATATAAAGGCGGTAATCTTTGGGGAGTAATTGATAAGTTGGACTACCTCAAAGATTTAGGTATTAATGCTATTTACTTTACGCCAATTTTTCAGTCTGCTTGTAATCATCGTTATCATACCCACGACTATTATCAGATAGATCCTATTTTGGGTGGTAATATAGCTTTTGATGCCTTAATTAAAGCAGCCCATCAACAGGATATTAAAATAGTGTTAGATGGAGTCTTTAACCACGCCAGTCGCGGTTTTTTCTTTTTTAATGATATTTTGGAGAATGGGCCCCATTCTCCCTGGCTAGACTGGTTTAAAATTGATGGCTGGCCACTATCTGCCTATGATGGTAGTAAACCTGCTAACTATGAAAGTTGGATGGGAAATCGCTCCTTACCTGAATTTAACCACGATAATCCGCAAGTAAAAGAATATATTATGCAAATTGCCGAATACTGGCTCTTGCAAGGTATTGATGGGTGGCGGTTAGATGTTCCCAATGAAATTGATACCCCAGGGTTTTGGCAAGAATTTCGCTTGCGGGTTAAGGCTGTTAACCCAGAAGCTTATATTGTTGGTGAAATTTGGCAAGATGCTAGTTATTGGCTCGATGGTGATCAGTTTGATGGAGTGATGAATTATCCCTTTGCTGAAGCTACTATTGCTTTTGCTGGCGGAGATAATTATCAACAAAAATATTGTCAGCATGGTTTAATACCTTATCCACCTATTTCAGCGGTTGAATATGCTATCAAAATTGAGGAATTGTTGAAGTTATATAACTGGGAAATACAACTGGCTCAATTGAATTTGTTGGATAATCACGATACACCTCGAATGTTTACCACTGTCGGGGAAGATAAGAATAGTTTTATACTAGCTACACTACTATTGATGACTTTTCCAGGTGCGCCAAGTATTTTTTATGGGAATGAAGTAGGCTTAACTGGAGGTAAAGATCCTGACTGTCGTCGGGTTTTTCCTGATGCTGCTAATTGGGATGTGGAAATTTTAAAAGTTCACAAGGAGTTAATTGCTGTGCGCCATCAATATCCTAGTTTACGCACGGGTACTTATAAAACTCTTTATGCCGATCAGTATTTATATGTTTTTGCACGTATCTTAGAACAAGAAGAACTTATTATTGCTGTCAATAACAATAGCGATCCTATTACAGCTAGCTTTGTTGTCACTGACTTGAAATCTCAACCTCAAAACTTGGTTTATGGATCTGGGAGATTAACTTGGCATGATACCTTTAAAGATCAAAAGCTGGAAATGACTCTACCTGCTCACGGTAGTATGATAGTTGCATAA
- a CDS encoding putative sugar ABC transporter, ATP-binding protein: MAKVVVENVYKNYSRSRINRPDLSEPEVRRTKDLTSTKNKSKQVSVLRDINFTVGDGEFLVLVGPSGCGKSTLLRLLAGLEELSGGNIQIGDRLVNNLPPKARDIAMVFQNYALYPHLNIYNNLAFGLRRNDPSSKKNILEDLLVSISRNAPRSWRYLSSKEKAVRERVCYVASLLQIESLLDRLPKELSGGQKQRVALGRAIARNPQVFLMDEPLSNLDAKLRTQTRAQIVQLQRQLKITTVYVTHDQTEAMTMGDRIAVMNNGQIQQIAPPLEIYLKPANKFVAEFIGSPPMNFLPVDLIAPTQLIHRHFKLNLPAIWKQPLQSNKIKSLVLGIRPQHLSASTTANDANIQIKVNLVEALGSETYISAEMLGDPQITLTVCLPPEQKVEIGDHLWLAIDLNKIHLFTGDDGRAIFPQ, from the coding sequence GTGGCAAAGGTTGTAGTTGAAAACGTTTATAAAAACTATTCTCGTTCTCGGATAAATCGCCCTGATCTATCTGAACCAGAGGTAAGACGCACAAAAGATCTCACATCCACTAAAAACAAATCAAAACAAGTTAGTGTGTTACGAGATATTAACTTTACTGTGGGAGATGGCGAATTTTTAGTTTTAGTTGGGCCTTCTGGGTGTGGTAAAAGTACTCTATTGCGTTTACTCGCAGGATTAGAAGAACTTAGTGGAGGTAATATTCAAATAGGCGATCGCCTAGTTAATAATTTACCGCCCAAAGCTAGGGATATTGCTATGGTGTTCCAAAATTATGCTTTATATCCCCATCTCAATATTTATAATAATCTTGCTTTTGGGTTAAGGCGTAATGATCCCTCGTCTAAGAAAAATATTCTAGAGGATCTTTTAGTTAGTATCAGTCGTAATGCACCCCGCAGTTGGCGTTATCTCTCAAGTAAGGAAAAAGCTGTCAGGGAAAGAGTATGTTATGTAGCTAGTTTACTACAAATAGAATCTTTATTAGACCGTTTACCCAAAGAGCTTTCTGGAGGACAAAAACAACGAGTGGCTTTAGGAAGAGCGATCGCTCGTAATCCTCAAGTTTTTTTGATGGACGAACCTTTATCAAATTTGGATGCTAAACTACGTACCCAGACTCGCGCTCAAATTGTGCAATTGCAAAGACAGCTTAAGATTACCACTGTCTATGTAACCCATGATCAAACTGAAGCGATGACTATGGGCGATCGCATTGCGGTTATGAATAATGGACAAATTCAACAAATAGCACCACCCCTAGAAATATACCTAAAACCTGCTAATAAGTTTGTCGCTGAATTTATCGGCTCACCACCAATGAATTTTTTACCCGTAGATTTAATTGCACCTACACAGTTAATTCATCGGCACTTCAAACTTAATTTACCTGCTATTTGGAAGCAACCATTACAATCAAATAAAATTAAATCGCTAGTTTTAGGTATTCGCCCACAGCATTTATCTGCTTCTACCACTGCAAATGATGCCAACATCCAAATTAAAGTAAATCTGGTGGAGGCTTTAGGTAGTGAAACCTATATTAGTGCCGAGATGCTAGGTGATCCTCAAATCACCTTAACTGTATGTTTACCACCTGAGCAAAAAGTCGAGATAGGCGATCATCTTTGGTTAGCTATAGATTTAAATAAAATTCATCTTTTTACAGGAGATGATGGACGAGCAATATTTCCCCAATAA